In the Cheilinus undulatus linkage group 19, ASM1832078v1, whole genome shotgun sequence genome, one interval contains:
- the rrs1 gene encoding ribosome biogenesis regulatory protein homolog, giving the protein MAACSVEALLAKAEQDEAEKLRSISVLKELDLEFDVGNLLACDKNRIESRAFREQKKEDFLKALARDNTQLLINEIWKQPTERVQEAIVAKLPEPATRLPREKPPPKPRPPTKWEEFAKLKGIQKKKKTNLVWDETAKEWRRRWGYKRAKDDTKEWLIEVPETADPNEDQFAKRVKAKKERVAKNEFNRLKNIARAQKVKVPGVGLTPKAQQSKDELAQAVSVARTSTASVGRFQDRLPKEKPPKNQGKKRKFEPLIGDFSSEKNKQLELLKVLDSKKPKLDITKAVNKQMREEDREEAAAKHKRGAGKKGRKGNMAGKGKGKGGGKGKGGGKRRGKPGKR; this is encoded by the coding sequence ATGGCGGCGTGCAGTGTGGAAGCGCTGTTAGCTAAAGCTGAACAAGACGAGGCAGAGAAACTGAGAAGCATCTCCGTCCTCAAAGAGCTGGACCTCGAGTTTGACGTCGGAAACCTGCTCGCGTGCGACAAAAACCGCATCGAGTCTCGAGCCTTCAGGGAGCAGAAAAAGGAGGACTTTCTAAAGGCGTTAGCTCGTGACAACACGCAGCTGCTCATCAACGAAATCTGGAAACAGCCCACGGAGAGAGTCCAGGAGGCGATAGTGGCCAAACTACCGGAGCCTGCGACCCGCCTGCCCAGAGAAAAACCCCCACCCAAGCCCAGACCTCCGACCAAATGGGAAGAGTTCGCCAAACTGAAGGGCatacagaagaagaagaagaccaaCTTAGTGTGGGATGAAACTGCCAAGGAGTGGAGGAGGCGCTGGGGCTACAAGAGGGCCAAAGATGACACCAAAGAGTGGCTTATTGAGGTACCCGAGACTGCAGACCCCAACGAGGACCAGTTTGCCAAACGTGTCAAAGCCAAGAAGGAGAGGGTGGCGAAAAATGAGTTCAACAGGCTGAAGAACATCGCCAGGGCACAGAAAGTCAAAGTGCCCGGAGTTGGTCTGACCCCTAAAGCCCAGCAGTCCAAAGACGAACTGGCCCAGGCTGTGAGCGTGGCCAGAACCTCCACAGCATCAGTGGGACGGTTTCAGGACCGCCTGCCTAAAGAGAAACCACCTAAGAACCAAGGCAAGAAGAGGAAGTTCGAGCCCCTCATCGGTGACTTCTCCAGCGAGAAGAACAAACAGCTGGAGCTTCTGAAGGTACTGGACAGCAAGAAGCCAAAGCTGGACATCACCAAGGCTGTGAACAAACAGatgagagaggaggacagagaggaggcCGCAGCCAAACACAAGAGAGGAGCAGGCAAGAAGGGACGCAAAGGAAACATGGCAGGAAAAGGCAAAGGAAAGGGAGGAGGGAAGGGGAAAGGAggagggaagaggagaggaaaaccTGGGAAACGCTGA